Proteins from one Peromyscus eremicus chromosome 8a, PerEre_H2_v1, whole genome shotgun sequence genomic window:
- the LOC131917080 gene encoding rho GTPase-activating protein 23-like, with protein MNGVAFCLVGIPPRPEPRPPQLPLGPRDGCSSRRPLPWQGPRTLLLRKSLQDGFGFTLRHFIVYPPESAVHCSLKEEENGGRGRGGGGGGGGVFLLSVPG; from the exons ATGAATGGAGTCGCCTTCTGCCTGGTCGGGATCCCGCCGCGTCCGGAGCCCCGGCCCCCCCAG CTTCCCCTGGGCCCACGAGATGGGTGCTCTTCTCGGCGCCCCCTCCCCTGGCAGGGGCCGAGGACACTGCTGCTGCGCAAAAGTCTCCAGGATGGCTTTGGCTTCACCCTGCGTCACTTCATCGTGTACCCGCCCGAGTCAGCTGTGCACTGCAGCCTGAAG gaggaagagaatggaggccgaggccgaggaggaggaggaggaggaggaggag tctttctcctctctgttcctgGCTAA